TAGTAATAAATTACCTGATGCGTTGGCACCGCCAGTGGCTGTAGCGACTGTATAGCGTGCAGAGCTTGCGGCGCTACCGGAgtgagcggcggcggcgcggtggGCGCCGGTTGCACGGCCAGGTACATCTTCCTGGGACCCAGCATACCCTGTTTGCCTGTAGATTCTTGAGCTGTAAAGGTGCAGTCAATGAATGCTTGGACAACTACGAAGTTTAGGAGTTAATAAAGTCACGGTATGTACTAATTTACCTTTTAGTAACTGTTGTTTCACTTGATGTTGTACTAAAGCTAGCTGTTGCGGTGTCAAAGAGTATCCATGCAACCCCTGGAGAACTATACTTGGCCCGCTGCTCGTCTGCATGAcctgtaaatataaatagtggGAACATCGATTATTTTGTCATGGTAGTAAAAGGAGAATGTAAGGATCTTTCATACTAGAGATCTGCAATAATAGTTAGTAAAATCTTATGGACAGTACATATCCTCAAAATCTATGTGCATTAAGTAGTTGTACCACTTGTACATATAAACTGAACCACTGGGTTGTACCTTCAAAATGGACAGATAATTCattgcaattaattataattacctgtGCTGTTACAGTTTTTATAACAGTGCCAGGAGGTTGGCCAACCAGCAGCCGTTTTTCCACAATTTCATCTTCGGTAAGTTGTTGTTGCGGTTGCGGTAGGGGCTGGATAGGCTGAGGAGCGGGCTGCGGTGCCAAGGCAGGTTGCGCCGGTCGAATCACGGGAGCCGGGGAGGACACCGGCGCAGCGCTTACGCCTGCCGGACTTTGACCTATATGCGCGACTATCTGCGCTTGATTGTTTCCAGTCGGCCGAATGAGAACTTGCTGACCGTTAACGGTCGCCAATTGAATTTTTCCGGCAGCAATTTGCTGCACCAATACTGGGTTATTAACGACGATCTGCTGCGCGGCGGcagggcgggggcgcggcgccaCGGCGGGcgtgcgcggcgcggcggcgcgcggcacGAGCTGGCCCTGCAGCAGCACGGCCTGCGCGGGCTGCAGGCGCGGCGGCAGCGCGCGCGCGCCCGCCTGCACCACCACCTGCGGCGCGGGCTGCACCACCACCTGCGCGGCGGGCTGCACTACCACCTGCTGGGTGGGCTGTACGACGATCTGTCGGTTAGCTTGCACTACGACTTGCTGCGTACTGGATGCGGCGGCGCGGACGGTTTGCCTCTGTTCCTCGGCGGCTGTTTTTGCTTGGATATTTTCTCTATCGGCATTAGAACTTTCCGCCGGTTTAGTCATCGGTGAAGCTGCTACTAACTGCCCCGTAATTCCCTGTTGACCAGCCATCACGACGTGTAACTTTCCGTCCGGCATTTGTATAAGTTGTTGTCCTGCTAGCAAGCCCCGAACTGTTATTTTCCCATCGGGTGCTCGAATAATTTGCACTTTTTGTGGCCCGTCTTTTTGTGGTGTTGCAGTCGACTTTGCGGTACCTCCATCACTTTGCGCTGATTTAGTTGAACCAGCTATGGGTTGACTGATGACACGTGTTGAACCATCAGCTCCTTTTGTCATGATAATTCTTCTAGTTCCAATAACGGTCTTTTGTCCTGTAGGTGTGGTGGCATTGGTAGTAAGTAAAGATGTAAGAGTGCTTTTACTGGAATTCTGACCTGGAGTTGATTTCGATTTTTCTGTAATGaagacaaacaaatataaacataacatcgCGCTTTATATTCCTAAAAGGGCAACCAGAGGCGTACCTACGACTTAAATGTAACATCCACTGCAGTCGGCACAGTATACGCTgcgcttgcgaccactccaAGGAGgcagtcaaaattaaaacaaatatggtATTAGTTTGGTCCTAATCACCAGTAATAGaaatagtatattatgtagtatctATTTGGAGGAAAATTTTGATATGTACTATCACATTAAAAAATAGAGCAGTTTTCTTGATTAAAACActagcttcgcccgcgtttcccgGGGAAAacagtagcctatgtgttattctagaccataatctaacccTGTTCCAAACTTTATCCCGGTTCCTacaaccgttttgacgtgattaagtagcATTTATAATATCGATTCAAGTTAATTTCAATTATCGGCTCTACAGTTACAGAAGGCGTAACATTcaacaaacttatatttgcgtttGGTACAGTAATCTCGTCTAGGGATCGAACCTCACAATTAAGTTTGTATCATATACTTTTTCACGATTAAAAGTACGCAGTGTGATACCCAGGATGTTAAAGTATAATCATACCAAGTTCCATCATATTCGGACCGGTAGTTTTTGCGTGGTTcttgaacatacagacagacagacaaaaaaaaatttatcacatttttgggttcggtATCTGTCTagtaaaatactatttttgaaGCTATTTTGAATAGAATGTAGCTACTTCTGCTTCATCCGCTGCTCGGTTCTTATTGGTTATAACGTGAAGTATGTCCGTCCtcgacataaaaaaacaattcaaatcggactattaGTCCTGGACCTTAGCGCGTTCAGCGTAAcgtataagtatagattaggTAGAATATAAATACCCTGAGACATTTCTAGAGCTCTCTTCTGTTGATGAGCTGCTCTCTGTTCACGTAATTGTTGCTCCATCTTGTCTTTAAGGTCAGCGGCGTTGGCGGGCGGCGCTACGTTGCGTTGCGGCAGCTTGCCCGTAGACGTGCGCGTCACAGGGGTCGCACGCTCAGTACGCTCTCCGTATTGACGAACCTCCCAAAGTTCCAATTTATCTTCGTCCACCCATTCTTCAGAGACCTGAATATAACATAAATACGTATGTAAGCATAAGCATCATATTTATTAAGGCTATTGACCATGAGATATGAGATATGTTTTTGTCAACTTTAGTATAACATATTACCTGAGGTTCAGTGTTTTGTGGAGACTCAGCACGTTTTCTTTTCCTTAAGCCACTGCGAATAGATGTGACTTCACGAACTGTTTTCGGTAATTCTAGTGGTATTACAACTCGTCGGCGAAGGTACTGAGTCCGTTCCGAAAACTGACCTATATGTCGATGTTTTAGTAATTCAAGAGAAACTATTTCTGTGTCAGTCGTTAGCTGATGTTTGCCGTCCGCAGATGCAGGTTTGGCTGCCATATCATCCCAACGTAAGCAAGCCCACATAATGCGAAGTTGTAAAGCTGCACTCGCTAGCCACTGAAGATTAACAGTGCGATATAACCAACACGTTTTAAATAATGGTCGAGGACATGGATATGGCCAAACAGCTTGATTAGGTTTAGCATTATGGCTAAAACCAGCTACAGCATTGTGCCCAGCTTGTCTGCAGAGCTTTCGCAGTTCGTGATGAGGCAAGACCATTATTGTTTTAGCTTTACTCCTTGTGTGGAATGTTGAACAAAGAGGATACTTCACAGGAGTAcgcttctttttcttttcaacaGCTGATGTTTGCACTCGTTTTAAATACACTTTCCCAGATGGAATCTCTGTTGAATAAACTCTAACCAAATTGCCTTctgttttttcttcttttatggTTTTATCTTCTCTTTTATAAGTCTTTGTAGAACCAAATCGTCTATTAACAACGGCACGATACTTTACTTTGTCATTTGTTTTAGTAGAGGTCACAGAACATTTATAAGAAGAGTCCTTGCCTTCATGGTTATTGCCAACATTTTGAGTATTACTAGAAGCTTTAGATGCCCTCCCTCTCGTTATTTTCAATTTTGGGATAGGCGGTCTTTCTTTATCGTCATTAGCTGTGTTTGTATTATCTTGTTCGGTTGTTTCACAGTCAGTTAGCTCTTTAAGGGGACCTATTTCTACGTCACAATCTTCATTATTGTTGCATGTTATGTCTATGTCCATTTCATTTCCAACAGCTGGCACGGCAGCTTCATCCAGTGTACTTTCTGACTTAACTACGCACGTGTTTTCATCAATGTCATTCTTCTCCACCTTATAATTAATACCATCATTGGTGTCTCCACTGaatttccttttaacataaGAATCACTGCTCTTATTATCGCACTCTTGAGCGCATGCCACAGCTGACAGTAAATcagttaatatattttcattcgAGTTTGTACAGGATGAACTTTTACCTAGTAGACATTGTTCCAATATGGACATTTTTGTATTATCCTTAGAGTTACCAAGTAAGTTGTTTGAATTTACTGCTCCACCTTTTAATAGAGATACTAGTTTACCCAAAAGCTTCGCCTTTTTAATGCAAAGGGGTGAATAACAATTAGTTTTAACTCCAGAGTTTTGTAAAATAGTTGACGAATCAAATTTGACACAAAAATGAGAATAACACTGATATCTTTTTGTAAGTTGTGAAATTTTTTGATATTCATCTCTGAGTGCATCCACATTTTCTTTATTGCTTCCATCTTTCTTATTGTTTCCACCGACTGTACCGCAAATGGTTGACATATCAGGTTCTGGATCATCATTTTCTACATCAATGTTTTTGTCATCCTCACTTTTGACTTCCGGATCTTCCTTTTTTACGTTGGCTAATAAGTTAGCCAATTTCTTCTCTTccataaattttaaatatgttcGACGAGCCAAAAATTCATCTAATTTAGATTTTCGTGCAATTTTTGGGTAATACCTGCGAGTTGATGAACTTAGTGCTTTTTCAACATCTATTTCTTCAAAACCATCTTCATCTTTATCAACTTTTAAATTGCGCATTGACGGCGGCACtgtaaaataatagttagttattttgtgttgaaatcaaatcaaataaatttaagtaaaattcaaataacaaaatataatgttttatatacatacatttttccATAACATCCTTATTTTCACCTTCCTTAGATATGAGATAATCATATGTTTTTGGTTCGACGgctaaaactttaataatactGCCCTCTCTAACTCGCACAGCTATCTTGGCCGGACCATTCAAAAGACAAGCTTTTGCAGTgacatgttttttatattttctggtGGATGAATTCCATAACCATCCCCATTGTCCATGAATTCTGTACTCTTCTCCTTTTTGTTTCCATACCTAAAACAATaagtgtttaaattatttattcactgaattttgtaataaattacaattgtcacttttaatatctataataatatactgtCTCTGGAATTAGGGTttgaattaaatacttatttttgtattttatcgaAGGCTTTAGGTtataaaactaactaaaatacTAGGAACATTAATAAAGCTATACCTGATGACGCAATCCCAgagaatattttacaaaattgtagGCAGTCCGGTATCGCTCTTCTTCTTcgtctctttcttttttttctcttttgtcTAATTTTTTGCGTTCCTCTCTCTCTGTGGCAGTGGTACGTATTAACCTTACGTGACCTAGTTGTTCATGCCATGCTGGTACCCAAACTACACTTTTAATGCATGCCTgttaacaaatatacataagaacaatgacatattaaattaataaatagtaggaacaatattttataaacaatgattttttactaataattaCCTGAAGCACACAAAGTGCTCTAGCGAAGTCCCGTGGAGCTTGACAAAGTTGTACTGCTTGTACCCATGGCTTTCTCAAAAGGGACCAGTTTGGGTGCATAAATTGTAATACTATGTTTGATTCTAATTGTAATAAGGTTTGTCTAAGTGTAGCCTCCAGTAATGGTTTTGtagctgaaaataataaaaatagcaacttttaatattttgcaatacataattatgatttttgtaGGTATAACTGCAAATTTTAAAACTTACCATTGAGCAAGCCAACCCACTTAAATTCTTGTGCGGAAGACAAAGAAAACTTATGGGACATATAACGTTTCTTATCCCTCTCTTCATTTCTCTGTGGTTTGTTTAATGCCAAAGGATTTGCAGAGTACtggtttatataatttttaaaactattttcgtTTCCTAATTTAAACAAGTAAGTTCCATTGGAGATCTGGTTTGATTTTAATCTTGTTAATCTTTCTGTCACtgtaaaataaatcacaaaaatattattactggcatagcatttaagttatttacatattatgtagtttaaaaAGGGCATAGCCCTCTAGATACATTTTGCTGATTGTTGGAGtagcacaaaaatatattaagatgaGAAGTTAAAATTATGTTGTGGATACTGTACCTTCTTCATGCTTCTTTTGAAGTGGTAGTTTaactttattagttttaatttttttattttcatcatctTCCGTAGATTCATTGTCATTATCTTCATGTGTTGTGTCTTCACTGACGACAGTAACTTCATTCACAACATCGCCATCACCGACTAAAGATGATACATTGTCCATCTTTTCATCATCTAATTTCAATTCAGGATTACGATCTTGTCGTTTCTGTTCTTCTTTTAATTTTCGCTGTTTGACTATATTTGCATTTTCAATCTCTAAATATGACTTCCGGTTTCCTTTTACTTGATTAGTAAGACGCTCTGTAATATCCATTTGTCTCAAAATTTCCTGTTTCATTTCTAACAGCTCTCTAACTAATGGAGCTTCCATTTCATCAGAGTCTAAAACATTTAACAGTTCCTCAAATTGCTGAGGCGATGAATAATACCAGACATCACCATTTTCAGCTTCCctaaaattgattaaaagattatcatttacatacattttgtaaaaaatggtttaaataaaaagtaagttacATGAAAGAAATACTTACACAAAAATTCGTCGAGCTATAAACCAATATTTTCTTCCATGCCTGTCAAAGCCCAAATGCTCATGTCTGCACATTAGTCCTTGTTTTTCAGCATCTGGGAGGCAGTCTGTCACACCcattgttttgtgttgtttacaTAGAGCACATTGCCAGTCTTCAGATGGCACATCACCCAGAGGAGGATCTACACACTCCAAGTGAAATACGGCTGGACATGTTTCACAACATAGAAGATCACCCAGGCGATGACATACACGGCAATGATCATCGTAATGAATAGGAActgtaaaatacataaaatattctcTATACCGACTGTTCTATTGACAAAGATTTGGTGTTTGTTAGACTTAGGATTTAAGATGCATTGAGTTGAAAAGATGActactttaaaattttacagCACAAAGGTGCACAATATTACTGGATGCAAGTTACATACAACATATTTATATGGTTTATATGgagataataatgaaaaaagatTAAGACTTCATTAAAATTTCACTATATTTTGATTGTAAAGATTTATGccttgatatttaatttaaaacctgtATTAGATATTGTATggtagatattaattaaattattgaatatATGTAGACCTGCACTCTCAGGTTATAAACCCTGATCCATTACAGTTTTCTTAGATGGGACccataattaatgaaataatggttcttatttttatgtacactaataattttgttaatgaatagtTATGAAATTAGAAGATAAAtggtattattaataaaaaaaatccaaaacatACCTTCACTGAGTAGATCATCACGAACTggatttgttattaaaaattgattgcATAAGAATTGAAGAACAGCCAGCCGTTCATCCACTGTTGTAAATGGATATTCACACGCATTTAAAATTCTTACAACATTCTGATCGAATGATTTATCACTTTCTATGTAAATTCTAAGGACTTCAGGCCATGTCATGACATCTagtaaaaacaaagtaatattaaCACTGTCTTTATGGTCCAGAGGACCGAAATGTGTTTGTTGAGCATCTTCTTCTCTTAATAAAGCTTTCAGTAGCATCATATGCACTTCAACAAGTAGATTGCTCTGCTCCTCACAACTTATAGCTGCACATA
This window of the Spodoptera frugiperda isolate SF20-4 chromosome 23, AGI-APGP_CSIRO_Sfru_2.0, whole genome shotgun sequence genome carries:
- the LOC118267336 gene encoding nucleosome-remodeling factor subunit NURF301 isoform X1; this translates as MMSGRGAKKRGRPPKSGSFEKSRKFQYHLLKKPKYLLNQQNAGSTSLVSTPSASRASSPQGSDISRRSTRKQRGGKTHKNKRGGISGSYSRRGYNPHAADYHESEYHYGSDFGDEYSDRSEPEEDRGSESSDGTVGDGAASDSDFSVSSYSTTSGTPRKVNNLLRPPSPDPLWLQQERQIPSLELPSSSDDLLIPQNLILQVVGVYEVLRHFRHLVRLSPFRIEDLCAAISCEEQSNLLVEVHMMLLKALLREEDAQQTHFGPLDHKDSVNITLFLLDVMTWPEVLRIYIESDKSFDQNVVRILNACEYPFTTVDERLAVLQFLCNQFLITNPVRDDLLSEVPIHYDDHCRVCHRLGDLLCCETCPAVFHLECVDPPLGDVPSEDWQCALCKQHKTMGVTDCLPDAEKQGLMCRHEHLGFDRHGRKYWFIARRIFVEAENGDVWYYSSPQQFEELLNVLDSDEMEAPLVRELLEMKQEILRQMDITERLTNQVKGNRKSYLEIENANIVKQRKLKEEQKRQDRNPELKLDDEKMDNVSSLVGDGDVVNEVTVVSEDTTHEDNDNESTEDDENKKIKTNKVKLPLQKKHEEVTERLTRLKSNQISNGTYLFKLGNENSFKNYINQYSANPLALNKPQRNEERDKKRYMSHKFSLSSAQEFKWVGLLNATKPLLEATLRQTLLQLESNIVLQFMHPNWSLLRKPWVQAVQLCQAPRDFARALCVLQACIKSVVWVPAWHEQLGHVRLIRTTATEREERKKLDKREKKERDEEEERYRTAYNFVKYSLGLRHQVWKQKGEEYRIHGQWGWLWNSSTRKYKKHVTAKACLLNGPAKIAVRVREGSIIKVLAVEPKTYDYLISKEGENKDVMEKLPPSMRNLKVDKDEDGFEEIDVEKALSSSTRRYYPKIARKSKLDEFLARRTYLKFMEEKKLANLLANVKKEDPEVKSEDDKNIDVENDDPEPDMSTICGTVGGNNKKDGSNKENVDALRDEYQKISQLTKRYQCYSHFCVKFDSSTILQNSGVKTNCYSPLCIKKAKLLGKLVSLLKGGAVNSNNLLGNSKDNTKMSILEQCLLGKSSSCTNSNENILTDLLSAVACAQECDNKSSDSYVKRKFSGDTNDGINYKVEKNDIDENTCVVKSESTLDEAAVPAVGNEMDIDITCNNNEDCDVEIGPLKELTDCETTEQDNTNTANDDKERPPIPKLKITRGRASKASSNTQNVGNNHEGKDSSYKCSVTSTKTNDKVKYRAVVNRRFGSTKTYKREDKTIKEEKTEGNLVRVYSTEIPSGKVYLKRVQTSAVEKKKKRTPVKYPLCSTFHTRSKAKTIMVLPHHELRKLCRQAGHNAVAGFSHNAKPNQAVWPYPCPRPLFKTCWLYRTVNLQWLASAALQLRIMWACLRWDDMAAKPASADGKHQLTTDTEIVSLELLKHRHIGQFSERTQYLRRRVVIPLELPKTVREVTSIRSGLRKRKRAESPQNTEPQVSEEWVDEDKLELWEVRQYGERTERATPVTRTSTGKLPQRNVAPPANAADLKDKMEQQLREQRAAHQQKRALEMSQEKSKSTPGQNSSKSTLTSLLTTNATTPTGQKTVIGTRRIIMTKGADGSTRVISQPIAGSTKSAQSDGGTAKSTATPQKDGPQKVQIIRAPDGKITVRGLLAGQQLIQMPDGKLHVVMAGQQGITGQLVAASPMTKPAESSNADRENIQAKTAAEEQRQTVRAAASSTQQVVVQANRQIVVQPTQQVVVQPAAQVVVQPAPQVVVQAGARALPPRLQPAQAVLLQGQLVPRAAAPRTPAVAPRPRPAAAQQIVVNNPVLVQQIAAGKIQLATVNGQQVLIRPTGNNQAQIVAHIGQSPAGVSAAPVSSPAPVIRPAQPALAPQPAPQPIQPLPQPQQQLTEDEIVEKRLLVGQPPGTVIKTVTAQVMQTSSGPSIVLQGLHGYSLTPQQLALVQHQVKQQLLKAQESTGKQGMLGPRKMYLAVQPAPTAPPPLTPVAPQALHAIQSLQPLAVPTHQDASEEDQIKRQTLLNGEENVAEAASHKEATPSKLEDIKENNTKTDIINSATDVLQSNKFVLTPDYIQQTIKSALKQENLNPEIEEKLLQLQRYQEKRMKPEVPPERETRAIAVVPRSPTPPARRRPTSSRHDDDDDEWVDSSPRKRSRGGRPVSPPPPAPPPRVVPRTPVAAPAPPATAPTPQPVHTHPSPIDERRRAASNNSRLQMLLFKHKEMLKKDIIKKRGLLEKELGVEIQKELSAELALRTRAERSKQEEVRGGKRRGASAPTTPKPNKRSVKKEKLLCICRTPYDNTKFYVGCEHCSNWFHGDCVGVTEEMSKTMEEYVCPDCRRAEETQELYCLCRQPYDNSQFYICCDRCQDWFHGRCVGILQSEADNIDEYICPNCQKNNSVNYANMKELTLKDFENLKRLVKQIQLHKNAWPFMEPVDPREAPTYYKVIKEPMDLQTVERKVNEQTYSTLSEFIGDMTKIFDNCRYFNPKDSEFYRCAEGLEAFFAQKIKYFREKLFETTQ
- the LOC118267336 gene encoding nucleosome-remodeling factor subunit NURF301 isoform X2, which codes for MMSGRGAKKRGRPPKSGSFEKSRKFQYHLLKKPKYLLNQQNAGSTSLVSTPSASRASSPQGSDISRRSTRKQRGGKTHKNKRGGISGSYSRRGYNPHAADYHESEYHYGSDFGDEYSDRSEPEEDRGSESSDGTVGDGAASDSDFSVSSYSTTSGTPRKVNNLLRPPSPDPLWLQQERQIPSLELPSSSDDLLIPQNLILQVVGVYEVLRHFRHLVRLSPFRIEDLCAAISCEEQSNLLVEVHMMLLKALLREEDAQQTHFGPLDHKDSVNITLFLLDVMTWPEVLRIYIESDKSFDQNVVRILNACEYPFTTVDERLAVLQFLCNQFLITNPVRDDLLSEVPIHYDDHCRVCHRLGDLLCCETCPAVFHLECVDPPLGDVPSEDWQCALCKQHKTMGVTDCLPDAEKQGLMCRHEHLGFDRHGRKYWFIARRIFVEAENGDVWYYSSPQQFEELLNVLDSDEMEAPLVRELLEMKQEILRQMDITERLTNQVKGNRKSYLEIENANIVKQRKLKEEQKRQDRNPELKLDDEKMDNVSSLVGDGDVVNEVTVVSEDTTHEDNDNESTEDDENKKIKTNKVKLPLQKKHEEVTERLTRLKSNQISNGTYLFKLGNENSFKNYINQYSANPLALNKPQRNEERDKKRYMSHKFSLSSAQEFKWVGLLNATKPLLEATLRQTLLQLESNIVLQFMHPNWSLLRKPWVQAVQLCQAPRDFARALCVLQACIKSVVWVPAWHEQLGHVRLIRTTATEREERKKLDKREKKERDEEEERYRTAYNFVKYSLGLRHQVWKQKGEEYRIHGQWGWLWNSSTRKYKKHVTAKACLLNGPAKIAVRVREGSIIKVLAVEPKTYDYLISKEGENKDVMEKLPPSMRNLKVDKDEDGFEEIDVEKALSSSTRRYYPKIARKSKLDEFLARRTYLKFMEEKKLANLLANVKKEDPEVKSEDDKNIDVENDDPEPDMSTICGTVGGNNKKDGSNKENVDALRDEYQKISQLTKRYQCYSHFCVKFDSSTILQNSGVKTNCYSPLCIKKAKLLGKLVSLLKGGAVNSNNLLGNSKDNTKMSILEQCLLGKSSSCTNSNENILTDLLSAVACAQECDNKSSDSYVKRKFSGDTNDGINYKVEKNDIDENTCVVKSESTLDEAAVPAVGNEMDIDITCNNNEDCDVEIGPLKELTDCETTEQDNTNTANDDKERPPIPKLKITRGRASKASSNTQNVGNNHEGKDSSYKCSVTSTKTNDKVKYRAVVNRRFGSTKTYKREDKTIKEEKTEGNLVRVYSTEIPSGKVYLKRVQTSAVEKKKKRTPVKYPLCSTFHTRSKAKTIMVLPHHELRKLCRQAGHNAVAGFSHNAKPNQAVWPYPCPRPLFKTCWLYRTVNLQWLASAALQLRIMWACLRWDDMAAKPASADGKHQLTTDTEIVSLELLKHRHIGQFSERTQYLRRRVVIPLELPKTVREVTSIRSGLRKRKRAESPQNTEPQVSEEWVDEDKLELWEVRQYGERTERATPVTRTSTGKLPQRNVAPPANAADLKDKMEQQLREQRAAHQQKRALEMSQEKSKSTPGQNSSKSTLTSLLTTNATTPTGQKTVIGTRRIIMTKGADGSTRVISQPIAGSTKSAQSDGGTAKSTATPQKDGPQKVQIIRAPDGKITVRGLLAGQQLIQMPDGKLHVVMAGQQGITGQLVAASPMTKPAESSNADRENIQAKTAAEEQRQTVRAAASSTQQVVVQANRQIVVQPTQQVVVQPAAQVVVQPAPQVVVQAGARALPPRLQPAQAVLLQGQLVPRAAAPRTPAVAPRPRPAAAQQIVVNNPVLVQQIAAGKIQLATVNGQQVLIRPTGNNQAQIVAHIGQSPAGVSAAPVSSPAPVIRPAQPALAPQPAPQPIQPLPQPQQQLTEDEIVEKRLLVGQPPGTVIKTVTAQVMQTSSGPSIVLQGLHGYSLTPQQLALVQHQVKQQLLKESTGKQGMLGPRKMYLAVQPAPTAPPPLTPVAPQALHAIQSLQPLAVPTHQDASEEDQIKRQTLLNGEENVAEAASHKEATPSKLEDIKENNTKTDIINSATDVLQSNKFVLTPDYIQQTIKSALKQENLNPEIEEKLLQLQRYQEKRMKPEVPPERETRAIAVVPRSPTPPARRRPTSSRHDDDDDEWVDSSPRKRSRGGRPVSPPPPAPPPRVVPRTPVAAPAPPATAPTPQPVHTHPSPIDERRRAASNNSRLQMLLFKHKEMLKKDIIKKRGLLEKELGVEIQKELSAELALRTRAERSKQEEVRGGKRRGASAPTTPKPNKRSVKKEKLLCICRTPYDNTKFYVGCEHCSNWFHGDCVGVTEEMSKTMEEYVCPDCRRAEETQELYCLCRQPYDNSQFYICCDRCQDWFHGRCVGILQSEADNIDEYICPNCQKNNSVNYANMKELTLKDFENLKRLVKQIQLHKNAWPFMEPVDPREAPTYYKVIKEPMDLQTVERKVNEQTYSTLSEFIGDMTKIFDNCRYFNPKDSEFYRCAEGLEAFFAQKIKYFREKLFETTQ